GTATATTTTTTTAGCTCATTTTATGTTGTGAGAAATGTTATTATAATTAATTAAAATATAATATGTAAAAAAGATAAATAAAATACAAAGTGATTAAGTGCAAAATTCTAAAGTTTTGTTAATATGTCTTTTATCAATTTTAATAAAATTTGCTTTAACCACTCTTTTGAAATGTTTAATCTTTTAACCTGCATCATTAAGGGTGATTAAATATATTAATTTTTTAGAAAGGAGTTCAATATAAAGTAAAAACAAATGGTAATCAATTATAATTTAAAAAGGAGTGATAGTACCAATATTTACTTGTAACTACTTCAATATGATGAATAATAGAATAGAAATATACACCTATTTTCAATTTTATTAATTTAATTTATAACTTCAATACGATTTTTAAGGGGTAATAAAAATGAAAAAGTATACTTATTATTATTTGCAACATTATTAGTTTTAGCAGCATGTGGTAAAACTGTTGAAACTAAGGATTTAATTCAAGGTTTTGAAAAAGAAGGTCTTTCTGTTAAAGATAGCCGAGATATGAAAAATGAAGATTTTTGTTTTGCTCCTAACAAAACAAAAGACGCTAAAATATTTACTGTAACCAAAGATAATAATGCTAGAATATTTGTTTTTGATAACGAGAGCGACTTAAAAGACACTAAAGAATATTATGATAAATTAGGAGAAAAAAGTGCTATATTCTTTTCACATACTTATGCGAAAGACAATGTACTGATTCAGATGAATGGAGAAATTGATGAATCTACTTTCAAAAAATATACAAAAGTTATTGATAAAGTAGTCGATTAAAATATAAATAGTCTACACTCTGTGTATTGAACTTTAACACCTTACATAGATTTTGAATAAGTGTATATTTTTTTAGCTCATTTTATGTTGTTCGAAATGTTATTTTAATTGATTACAATATTTTTTATCAACAAAATATTAATTATGTAATCTTTTTGAATTTTAATTTCTGGTTTGTACGTCTTTATAACATCTCAGACGTTGAACATAAATTTTTTACAAAGGCGGGATAAAGTATGAATAATGGCAAGAAAAAATTTATTTGGGGCTGTATGGGTTGTTTAGGAGTTTTCGTAATACTAGCTATCATTTTGCAGGATGTGCTGCATTAGTTAGCAATGATTCATCAAACTCTAGTAATTCATCAAGTAAATCCAATAAAGAAAAAGTATATAAAATTGGTGAAACAGCTAAAAATGGTGATTTAGAAGTTACTGTGAATGGTATTGAGACAACTAAGCAGGTTGGTCCTTCTATCGCACCGACACAAGCAAAAGATACGTATGTTGTAGCTGATGTAACGATCAAAAATAAAGGTAACGACAGTCTGACGATCGATACTAATATGTTTAAATTAAAAGCTGGAGACAAAACAGCAGATGCAGATTCTACTGGTTCAATTAGCGCTAACCAAAGTGATAATGGCTCTATTAGCAACTCATTCTTCCTTGAAAAAGTAAATCCTGACAGTACTATTAAAGGTAAAGTTGCGTTTGATGTATCAGAAAAAGTAGCTAATGATAAAAATAAAAAATTAGTTGTATCATCAAGTTTATTTAGTTTTAAAGAAGTTACATTTGATTTGTCTGATGAAAAACAATCAGCAGAAAAAAAGGAAGACAAAAAGGACGATAAAGCAACTGTACAGTCAGACACTCAACCAGTTGAAAACATCACAAATGTTAATTCAAGCAGCAATACAACTACTAACAATGTAGCGGTTCTCACTAATTCACCTACTTCAAACAATGTAAATGAAAATAATACAACATCAGAAATAAACGAAGAAGAAAATATTTATGAAACTACAACATTTGAAGATGAACCTCAAATCAATGATATTACTTATGAACAGTATCTAGCTGCGCAAGACCTTCAAATGACTGGCCCTACAGACGATATTGGCGATGGACCTGGTTTAAGTTCACCACCTGAAGAAACATTCCAAGAATATGAAACTCGAGTGCAAGAAGAACTAGATCTATATACTGTGCCAGAATAAAAAACACCCGTTGTATCAATATTAATGTGATACAACGGGTGTTTTTTATGTTAATTTGATTCTTCTAATTCACGTATATTTGCAATATATGCTTTAACATTCTCTTCAAGTTTTTCTTGAGTTAAATTGAGAGCACCATATAATTTATGTATCCCCACAAATTTAGCTCCTACAAAATCAGCTGTAGCCATCATCGGTGACAATAGCGTATCTGTTGAAAATCTTGTTGCATTTTCAGATTCATATTTATCACTATCTGCACCTATAGAAACAGCCAGTCCAATATTTTTATTGTTTAAGGCATTTCCAGTAGATCCATATGCCCAACCATACTCAAATACTTCGTCTAAATATTTTTTCAATAATGATGGTGAACTATACCAGTACAATGGATATTGAAAAATGATATTATCATAGCTTTCTAATAAATCTTGTTCTTCTTTAATATTTAATTCGCCATTTGGATATTTTAAATATAATTCATGAACATCAATATTTTCACTTAACAAAGCATCGCGCCACTTTTTATTTACTACAGATTCCTCAATGTTAGGGTGTACAAGAATAACTAATGTAGACATTTCAATACCTCCATCTTATTTATATAAAAATTATAGCAAAAGTAAAAACAAAATGTTAACTACATTGCTTAGTGATATTAAATTATTGAAGGGATTTTGGGGTTATAACGTGAATAATGGTTAAATTTGTGAAATCTATATAATAAAAAATAATAAGAAGATTATAAATGGTATTAATGCGAATATATTTACTAAATTCATAACAAACCTTATTAAACCTGTATATCTAACTCTTTTAATTCTTGAAAATACAAATGCTAATGAAATGACACCTGCTATTATCGATGTATGGAAAAAATAATATAGTAAATCAGCAAATTCTAATTTCTGTATGTAAAAAATGATACTACCAATAACTAAAAATAAATAATTAAATATATTCACTATGTATAATAATTTAACCACTTTTAATTACACCTCTTTTTTAAATATATAATTTTGACGAGATTAATTATTTACGATTGTTGTCTAAGTAATTAGCAAATAACTTTATTGGTATTAAAAGAGAATATCCTAATAATAATCCACCCACTGATGAAACTTGAACTGATAGATCAAATGTTTTAGTTAAACCGACATAACTTATAAAAATACCGACTAAGAAAATTAAAGTGAAATTCATAATTAAATTTTTTATTGGAATAAACAAATCTACGCTCCTTCTCTAATTGTTAAATTATGTAAAACCAAAGTTGTAAGGTAATTATACATAAGGAAAAGATGAATTTCTATAAAAACTAATAATGCTATATTTTTTATTCACAAAAAATACCCCTAAAGTTGAACCAAAATTCAACTTTAGGGGTGCACTTCACTATTTAGGTGGTTTATCTAACGATTTAAGAAGTATATGTTTTATAATACGTAACCAATCATATATAATTTATCTTTCTCTAATTTAAAACGTTGTATTCAACAACATTTTGTTTAATATCATTAATTGTTCTGGTATTGTATTTTTCGATACATCAGGATGAGCTTTGATATGTTCATCGACTTGATTCATTTTTATAATGTTATCCCCTTCAATTTTCGAGATATGTGAAAAATTAAAAGATACATTCTCAGAACCTATTATATACTTTTCATTATTTGAACCTGCTTTAAGATATTCGTTAATATTATCGCTGATATCTTCTTTTCTTAAATCTTTAAGAAAATGTTCATCTTTCACATTATATTCACCCAAACTTATAATTGGATCAACGGCTAAACATTTTAAGTCTAATTTTGAACCATAATATAATGAACCTGTACCACCTTTAGAAGCACCATATAATACAATGTCTTCTTCACTAATATTAAGTTCTTCTTTAACTCTCATAATGGCATTCGTAATATCTTTTTCAAAAGTATCATTATTCACAGAGTTAATGTAATGTGAGCCATGAGATAGGTTTAAATCCATAATTCTCATAGTATACACATTTTTGACTAAACTTCTCTCAATTTCACTAAAGAATTTAGGGAACATTCTGCTAGGCATTAAATAATTGTCATATCCTTCAACGTTTGGCATACATGTGAATATAACAATCAGTTTTTTATCAATAGAACTTTTATTTTCTTTACGGTCTAAAGGTTTATCTAGAGTATAAAAAACATCACCTTCTTGATGTAGATCATTCCTTTGCCACAATTCATTAATATATTTGCGTTTATATAGTTTTGATATACCGTCTTTATGAAGATATAAAATATAGTCATTCTTGAGCAATTCTTTATACAAGTTATAAATTTTTTCGTTTCTTCTAGACATTTCAATGATATTTTTTTCTGAGTTTAATATAACTTCAACAGTTTTAGTGTGTAAAAGTTCTAATTCATCATCAATATGAACGCGTTGGACACTTCTTGGCAAATTATCTACCGAACTGTTGTGATTTTTGTATGTAATATTAACTAATTTATTTAAAAATTCATTATAAAACTTATTCTCATAATGTAAATAATATGGTCCCCATACATGATTTTCATCTAACTTAAAGTTAGTATTTGTCATATCAAGTACTTCAACATCGAAATTATTAACTATATAATCGTCTAATTTATCCCATATCTTATTCATAGATTCAAAATTTTGTAGCGTAATGTTCTGTTTAGTTCTTAATTCAGTTAATGTAGTATCGTCCGTGAAGATATCTGTAAATCTTGCTTTAACTAAAACAACTTTACATCCTGGTACTTCATTATTTATGAAATTAAAAAATTTATGTATAGCTGAACTCCAAATTTCAACATACTGGTCGAAATCATCATTAATATTTAGTACATCAGATGTATCTATATTATCAATACCTTCAAAATTAGGGTTGTTTGTTATATAGTTGTTATCTTTAATTTTCAACAGACCGAATTTCACGTCTGGGTTTAGATCCATTAATAAATATTGTGGTTTTTCTTTTTTTAAAGTTTCCAAGAAACCTTTGTCAAATTCTCTTAATAATAAATTTTGAACGTAATTCGTTTTATTTTTAATTGATTTTGTAACTTTTAATTCGAGTTTATCTGACATCAAACTCGGAATAGCTGTTTGATTTTGATGAGCGATAACATCAAAAAATAACTTATAATATGGATTAAATTTAGAGTTAAAATTATCTCTTGTAATACATGATCCAACTGTAGCAACTTTGATAGTCATTATATACTCCCTTTGTTTACTTTTATTTTATTATAGTATAATTTAACCAAATATTTTAAACAACAAAAAAATATGAATAGTATACAATGTTTTATAATAAAAAAATAACCCTACCTAGTTTTTGAACACAAAAAATCCCGTCATAACGAGTGACTAATCACTTGTTACAACGGGATATAGGTAATTTACGTCCTGGGAGGGATTCGAACCCCCGACCGACGGCTTAGAAGGCCGTTGCTCTATCCAGCTGAGCTACCAGGACATTTTCAACACAAGAATAATTATATCTAATAGATGCCATTTTATCAATACATTTTCTAAAGAAAAATGTTTATTTAATCGCTTTAGAGGTATTATTACATATTTATTCCAATACTTCTATTTAATCTGTTATTACAATGTCATTGATTTTGACTGAATTCTCTTTATCTGCCTTACATATCGACTGATCATCAAATATTTTTACTACATTCGCCTTAACTAATCCAGCTGCACTTAAGACATATATTTTCTCATTCGTATGTAATTCATTATCTTTCCCCGTATTTATACAAAAATCTTCCTGATTTATAACTGATGTCACGTATGTTCTATACATTTAAACATCCTCCCTATTACATTTCAGATTTACCTTATTGCATTTACTTGAAATTAAGAACATTAATAATTATAAAACAATTTTACTTTAATTGAAAGTTTATTCTAAATTTGTAATAAAAATGAGATATTCAGATGAATATCTCATTTCATAAAATCTTATTTACATTTTGGTTGTGTACTTTATTAATTATAATGCGAGGGATTGTTTCTCTACTACTTCATGATTTCTATTTAAAAATGTCAAATTAGCATTTTCATATTGTTCATCAAACTCTAAAATTGCATATGTTTCTTCCCAAGTACCTCTTGTTTGAGATATGCTTCCTGGATTGATGCAATAAACACCATTGATTGATTCACATAGTGCTATGTGACTGTGTCCATAAAACGCAAATTTAGCGTTAGTATTTTGGGCATGTGCGCTAAGTACTTCTCTCGTACCTTTCACTTCATATCTATGACCATGTGTATAGAAGTATCCAACGCCTTCTACTTCACCTTGATTTTCTATTGGAAATTGCGCATCAAAGTCGCAGTTTCCTTTCACGCGGTCATATAAAGCTAATTCTGTATCATTATAATCGAACTCAGAATCTCCTAAGTGCAGAAATAAGTTTCCATCTTTATGGTGATCATATACTTCATGTAATATACCTTGTTCTCCATGATTATCACTTACGATTACCCATTTCATTGAAATCTCTCCCCTATGTCTTCATTCATCAATTTAATTGCATTTCCACGATGACTGACTGCACCTTTTTCTGCTGATGTTAACTCAGCCATTGTTCGATCTAATGATGGTACAAAGAAAATTGGATCATAACCGAAACCATTTTCACCGCGTGGCTCGTCTATGATTTCACCTTGTACAGTTCCTATATAAGTGACTGTCTCTTTATTAGGTTCACTTACTGCAATTGCACATACAAACTCAGCAGCTCTATCTTCAATTCCTTTTAAATTTTCAAGTAATTTATCCATATTATCTTGATCATTCTTCGCTTCTCCTGCATATCTTGCTGAATAAATACCTGGTTCACCGTTTAAAGCTTTAACAGAAAGTCCACTGTCATCTGCAATAACAATTTTATGTAATTGTTTAGACGCTGATTCTGCTTTTAAAATTGCATTTTCTTTAAATGTTTTGCCAGTTTCATCAACATCAAAGTCCAGTGCTATTTCTGATATCCCAATTACATTTGCCTTTGGAAAAATTGTTTTAAAATCATTAATTTTCCCTTTGTTATTTGATGCAATTATAATATCTTTCATTAGAATTCTCCCCTTACAATGTTATTCTTTCTACTACAGCATCTTCAATATGTAGCCATTCTTTTATTGTTCTTGTAATATGCTCAACATCACCATTGGCATAAAATTGATGCTTTGGATTAGGTGTATAATACGAATGTTCATTACTAAAAGTTAACAATGCACTTACTTCTCTTGCTGTTTCCAAGCCAGAAGATATAATCGTCTTTCCATCGTCAAAATATTGATGAATCGCTTCATATAGTAATGGATAATGTGTACATCCAAGAATGATTGTATCTGAATCATCATATCTCCACTGTTTCAGTGTTTGATGGATAACAATACTAGTTATTGTCGGATCCTTATATCTCATTTGTTCTACTAACGGTACAAATCCAGGACAAGATATCCCTTTAACTTCAACTTGTGGATTAATGGATTTGATACTTTTTCTGTATGCTTCTGATTTAATCGTACCTTCTGTACCTAATACAAGCACTCTATTATTCTTCGTAGTCATAATCGCAGTTCTTGAACCTGGATCTATTACGCCAATAACAGGAATTGATAGTAGTTCTTGTAATGGTTTCAAAGCAACAGCTGTTGCAGTGTTACAAGCAATCACAAGCATTTTAATGTCTTTCTCCACTAAGAAATTAGCTAATTGAATTGTAAAAGATTTAACTTCTTCTTTAGAACGTGGACCATATGGACATCTACCTATATCACCTAAATAAAAAATAGTTTCGTTTGGTAATTGACGCATAATTTCTTTAGCTACTGTTAAGCCGCCAATACCAGAGTCTATTACACCAATCGGTTTATTCATTCGTCTTCACTTCTCATTCTTTTTAACATGATTTCTAAAGCTTCATTAAATTTTAATTTGTCATCTTCATCCATGACAGCCAATATACCTTCAGTATACTGTTGTCTTGCATAGATCACTTCATCAATTAACTTGTAACCTTTTTCTAGCAATTTAACATGGAATACTCTTTTGTCTGCTTCAGATTGTACCCTTAAGACCAATTCTTTTCGTTCAAGTTTATCTACAATATCTGTAGTTGTGGAATAAGCTAAGAATAGTTTTTTTGACAATTCACCAATCGTTAATTGCTCTCGTTCATGTAACCATTGCATCGCTATAAATTGTGGTAGTGAAATATCATATACTTTTAAATGTTCACGTGATTTTAACTTCGTTCTTTCACCAATATGTCTTAAAGAATATTCAATCTGTTTTGTTATTTCTTCCATGGTTGATAGTACCTCTTTCTACATAAAACTTATACTTTATATAATAACATATTCATGAATTGTCAGTTAATCAATTGATATGTTTTACACATAAAAAAAGACCTATATAAATTTTGTAACGATAACAAAATTTATGTAGGTCTTATATCAATTAATTTACTTCGTGATCTGAACCAAAGAATGATTTGAACATTTGGAATGTTGCTTCTCTATTCATTGATGCAATTGAAGTTGTTAATGGAATTCCTTTAGGACATGCGTTCACACAGTTTTGTGAACTACCACATTCTTGAATACCACCATCTGACATTATTGCTTTAATTCTTTCATCCTTAGTCATGCTACCTGTTGGATGTAAATTGAATAAACGTACTTGAGAAATCGCTTGTGCACCCATGAAATTATTATTAACATTCACGTTTGGACAAACTTCTAAACAAACACCACATGTCATACATTTTGATAATTCATATGCTGTTTGACGTTTTTTCTCAGGCATACGTGGACCAGGACCTAAGTCATAAGTTCCATCAATAGGTACCCAAGCTTTAACTTTTTTCAAGTTATCAAACATACGTGAACGGTCTACTTGTAAATCACGTACGACAGGGAATGTTTTCATTGGTTCAAGTTTAATAGGTTGTTCCAATTGATCAATAATTGCAGAACATGATTGACGCGCTTTGCCATTAATAACCATAGAACAAGCACCACAAACTTCTTCAAGACAGTTCATATCCCAAGTTACAGGTGTAGTTTTTTCACCATTTGACGTAATAGGATTTCTTTGAATTTCCATTAACGCAGCGATTACGTTCATGTTCGGTCTGTAAGGTATTTCAAACTTTTCTTCATAAGATGCTGATTGTTCATTTTCTTGACGTCTAATGATTAATGAAATAGTTTTATTTTCTTGTTTTTGACCTTGTGCGTTTGGTTCAACTGTTTGTGTGTCTGCCATTATGATTTCCCTCCTTTAGATTTCTTAGAGTAATCTCGTTTACGAGGTTCAATGTGACTTAAATCAACTTCTTCATATGAGAATTCAGGTGCTTCTTCTGCGCCTCTGAATTGTGCAATTGTTGTTTTTAACCATTCTTCATCATTACGGTCTGGGAATTCAGGTTTATAATGTGCACCACGTGATTCATTACGATTGTATGCACCAATTGTAATAACCCTTGCTAATACAAGCATATTCCATAATTGACGTGTGAAGAATACTGCTTGGTTACTCCAAGTTGATGTATCTTCCATATCGATATCTTGATAACGCTTCATCAATTCCACAATTTGTTTATCTGTTTCTAGAAGTTTATCGTTATGACGAACAACAGTAACGTTAGCTGTCATAATCTCTCCTAATTCTTTGTGTAATTTATAAGCATTTTCAGTACCTTTTTGGTTTAATAAGCGATCGAATTTTTCTTGTTCTTCTTCGATTCTTGTTTGGAATAATGATTCATCTAATTCAGTATAAGATGTTTCGATATTTTTAACATATTCCATTGCATTTGGTCCTGCAACCATACCACCATATATTGCTGATAATAATGAGTTTGCACCC
The Mammaliicoccus sp. Dog046 genome window above contains:
- a CDS encoding DUF4352 domain-containing protein, with translation MFRSFRNTSYHFAGCAALVSNDSSNSSNSSSKSNKEKVYKIGETAKNGDLEVTVNGIETTKQVGPSIAPTQAKDTYVVADVTIKNKGNDSLTIDTNMFKLKAGDKTADADSTGSISANQSDNGSISNSFFLEKVNPDSTIKGKVAFDVSEKVANDKNKKLVVSSSLFSFKEVTFDLSDEKQSAEKKEDKKDDKATVQSDTQPVENITNVNSSSNTTTNNVAVLTNSPTSNNVNENNTTSEINEEENIYETTTFEDEPQINDITYEQYLAAQDLQMTGPTDDIGDGPGLSSPPEETFQEYETRVQEELDLYTVPE
- a CDS encoding NAD(P)H-dependent oxidoreductase, whose product is MSTLVILVHPNIEESVVNKKWRDALLSENIDVHELYLKYPNGELNIKEEQDLLESYDNIIFQYPLYWYSSPSLLKKYLDEVFEYGWAYGSTGNALNNKNIGLAVSIGADSDKYESENATRFSTDTLLSPMMATADFVGAKFVGIHKLYGALNLTQEKLEENVKAYIANIRELEESN
- a CDS encoding accessory Sec system protein Asp2, with product MTIKVATVGSCITRDNFNSKFNPYYKLFFDVIAHQNQTAIPSLMSDKLELKVTKSIKNKTNYVQNLLLREFDKGFLETLKKEKPQYLLMDLNPDVKFGLLKIKDNNYITNNPNFEGIDNIDTSDVLNINDDFDQYVEIWSSAIHKFFNFINNEVPGCKVVLVKARFTDIFTDDTTLTELRTKQNITLQNFESMNKIWDKLDDYIVNNFDVEVLDMTNTNFKLDENHVWGPYYLHYENKFYNEFLNKLVNITYKNHNSSVDNLPRSVQRVHIDDELELLHTKTVEVILNSEKNIIEMSRRNEKIYNLYKELLKNDYILYLHKDGISKLYKRKYINELWQRNDLHQEGDVFYTLDKPLDRKENKSSIDKKLIVIFTCMPNVEGYDNYLMPSRMFPKFFSEIERSLVKNVYTMRIMDLNLSHGSHYINSVNNDTFEKDITNAIMRVKEELNISEEDIVLYGASKGGTGSLYYGSKLDLKCLAVDPIISLGEYNVKDEHFLKDLRKEDISDNINEYLKAGSNNEKYIIGSENVSFNFSHISKIEGDNIIKMNQVDEHIKAHPDVSKNTIPEQLMILNKMLLNTTF
- a CDS encoding metallophosphoesterase, encoding MKWVIVSDNHGEQGILHEVYDHHKDGNLFLHLGDSEFDYNDTELALYDRVKGNCDFDAQFPIENQGEVEGVGYFYTHGHRYEVKGTREVLSAHAQNTNAKFAFYGHSHIALCESINGVYCINPGSISQTRGTWEETYAILEFDEQYENANLTFLNRNHEVVEKQSLAL
- a CDS encoding XTP/dITP diphosphatase; the encoded protein is MKDIIIASNNKGKINDFKTIFPKANVIGISEIALDFDVDETGKTFKENAILKAESASKQLHKIVIADDSGLSVKALNGEPGIYSARYAGEAKNDQDNMDKLLENLKGIEDRAAEFVCAIAVSEPNKETVTYIGTVQGEIIDEPRGENGFGYDPIFFVPSLDRTMAELTSAEKGAVSHRGNAIKLMNEDIGERFQ
- the racE gene encoding glutamate racemase — protein: MNKPIGVIDSGIGGLTVAKEIMRQLPNETIFYLGDIGRCPYGPRSKEEVKSFTIQLANFLVEKDIKMLVIACNTATAVALKPLQELLSIPVIGVIDPGSRTAIMTTKNNRVLVLGTEGTIKSEAYRKSIKSINPQVEVKGISCPGFVPLVEQMRYKDPTITSIVIHQTLKQWRYDDSDTIILGCTHYPLLYEAIHQYFDDGKTIISSGLETAREVSALLTFSNEHSYYTPNPKHQFYANGDVEHITRTIKEWLHIEDAVVERITL
- a CDS encoding MarR family transcriptional regulator, with protein sequence MEEITKQIEYSLRHIGERTKLKSREHLKVYDISLPQFIAMQWLHEREQLTIGELSKKLFLAYSTTTDIVDKLERKELVLRVQSEADKRVFHVKLLEKGYKLIDEVIYARQQYTEGILAVMDEDDKLKFNEALEIMLKRMRSEDE
- the sdhB gene encoding succinate dehydrogenase iron-sulfur subunit, with product MADTQTVEPNAQGQKQENKTISLIIRRQENEQSASYEEKFEIPYRPNMNVIAALMEIQRNPITSNGEKTTPVTWDMNCLEEVCGACSMVINGKARQSCSAIIDQLEQPIKLEPMKTFPVVRDLQVDRSRMFDNLKKVKAWVPIDGTYDLGPGPRMPEKKRQTAYELSKCMTCGVCLEVCPNVNVNNNFMGAQAISQVRLFNLHPTGSMTKDERIKAIMSDGGIQECGSSQNCVNACPKGIPLTTSIASMNREATFQMFKSFFGSDHEVN